ggctggccccgtggccgagtggttaagttcgcgcgctccgctgcaggcggcccagtgtttcatcagttcgaatcctgggcatggacatggcactgctcattaagccacgctgaggcggcatcccacatgccacaactagaaggacccacaacgaagaatatacaactatgtagcggggggctttggggagaaaaaggaaaaacataaaatcttaaaaaaaaaaaaaaacccaaaacaaaccacagattgctgagccccaccctagagtttctgattcagcggGTCTGGGGTGGGGACTTATAacttgcatttccaacaagttcccaggtgatgctactgctcacattttgagaaccactgcactggATCAACCAGATTTTTTTGTTCTGGTCAATTATCTAATTACCCTTTCAAAGAAAGAGCTTAGATTATCAGTTGAGCTCTATCCCCCATGAGTTCCAGCACTCAGATGGCATTCCAGAGAATGAACTGGTGTTCCAAGGCTGACGTAATAATTTACGTGGTATTGACGTAGAAAGGCTTGAAAGAAAAAACCTTCCATCCACCACTTTTCTCTCTAGAATGTTAAACACCCTACTCCTTCCTCAGCCCCTTGCATCTGCCCTTGCCCCTCCACTCTTACTCCACGAGCATCAAGGATCCCCAGCACAGAATCTTGTAAAGCTCTTGGGAACTCAGGCTACACCCCTCCATCATTTCCAAATTCAGGGTGGTTTGATGGATATAATATGGGTCCTCCAGTCCTACAGTGTCTCAGAGACACTCTTAACAAATCCCAGAGCTGGTCTGTTCCATGTTGTTGAAGAGAAGGCCTGCAGCCAAGTTCTGGCTCTTCTGTTAACTATGTGACCCACAATGAGTCCTTTAGCATTTGCAGCCCTTAGGTTTTCAACAGGTTAAAAAAGAAGTCCCTCTTTACGAGAAAAAATGGGACACCTGGAGAGATAATAGCCAGAGTTccttggaaaaaaagagattagcaATAATACTGTAACATTAAACTTTAGAGATATTACACTTCATAGTGTAACAACAAAGTgctggcgtgtgtgtgtgtgtgtgtgtgttagatcCTAACAACAACCTTGTAAGGTAGGGCCTAAGAGGGTGGAAGTCTGGCCAATTTATGTGTCAGGACCAGGACTCAAACACCTCACCTCCTCAATGAAGGCAGTGTTCTTTCTAACACACTGCCttccttcaatttatttcaattaaacTCAGGAATGTACTAGTGCACAAAATGAATGACCCTAAAAGGATCAGAAAGTTGCCTTAACTTAAAACTAAAGGGCCAATGACCCAGAAAATTAGAAAGCAAGAGTGGTTTCCTTCAGCTAAATGCCAGGAAGGATCCCTGTAAAATCATTTAACATTCTCAGCAATTTTGCTTTCACAATTTTACCGTCCTCTTCCAGGTCCCTCTGGCTTGTGCATCACAGGATATTTTCTACGCCTCAGATGGCAGCAAACCTCCAGTGGGAAAACCTCACACGCTGCTCCACAAAGAGCTTCTGAGATTTTTCAGCCTCTAAGTCACAAGACCACAGCTTCTCTATGATAATTCTGCCTCATCATGGCAATGACACATCTGGTGACTAATGTCTGCATAGCACTGGATGGGAGagtgttttccatttcattcagcCTGTGTTCACACCCCAAACCTTCTAGTTCCACTCTAATTTCTTGCAAATTCTGGGCTTGGGAGGCTGCACTAATAAATTCCTTATTGAGTAATAAGCCTGATAAAACCAACCAACCGTGTATTGAGCGTCTTTTAAGGGCGAGGCACTATATGGAGGGCTTTACAGAAGACCTCTAATCTTAACCATTAACAGTGACAACGTGCCCATTTAGTACTGAGCCCCCACTTTGTGCAGGGACTGCACTAGGTAGCTTACACGTGATCTCTTTGCCACATTTATCTCACTTCTCTTGTAAGAACCAGGCATGAACCATTAAACTCGCCTTTCCCTAAGAGTCAGTTAAAAACACTGAAGGAATGTGTTTTGTGGTCATAACATTACTTGGACCCTGTATGTTTATCCTCGCCATTCAAacatggaaaaaagagaatagatCAGGGCCCAACTTGAGCCGTTGACGCCCAGGTTCACTCTATTTGGGGTACTCGAAGACAGCGGCAATGGAAATTTGGAAGGGAGCATCAGAACCACTAAAGACTATATTCTAAATCAAATGGGTGTTTTGGTGACATAAAAGATGTGCTTTCTGACGGAAGCTCTTGTCACACTTACTACAGTGAAAaggtttttctcctgtgtgtgttCTCTGGTGGGTGAGAAAATGGGAGCGCTGATTGAAGGTTTTGCCACACTCAGGACACGGATAGGGTCTGTCTCCCAAGTGGATCCGTTGGTGGGTAATGAAGTGGGAGCTCTGATTGAAGCTCTTCCCACACTCGCCACATTTATAGGGTCTTTCCCCCGTGTGGATCCGTTGGTGCTTAACGAGGGCAGAGCTGTCGGTGAACCCTTTCCCACAGTCATCGCACTTAAAAGGCCTCTCGCCTGTGTGAGTTCTCTGGTGCGTGGCCAGATGTGAGCTCTGACTGAAACTCTTGTGGCAATGAGGACAGCTGAAGGGCCTCTCTCCCGAGTGGGTGCTCATGTGAGCTACGAAATGAGAGCTGTCTCTAAAGCCCTTCCCGCACTCTGGGCACTGAAAGGGCCGTTCTCCTGTGTGGGTTCGTTGGTGCTTAGTCAAATCTGAGCTCTGGCTAAAATTCTCCCCACAGTTATGACATCTGTACGGCTTCACTCCCGTGTGGGTCCTCTGGTGGGTGATGAAATTGGAGCTTCGACTAAAGCTTTTATGACATTCGAGGCACGTGTAGGGCTTCTCTCCCGTGTGGGTCCTTTGATGCATTATGAGGTGGGGCTTCCGCCCAAAAGTCTTCCCACACTCTGGGCACTCGTAGGGTCTCTCGCCCGTGTGGGTTCTCTGATGTTTGACGAGCGTCGAGCTGTCGCTGAATTTCCTCTCACACCCACTGCATTGgtagggcttctctcctgtgtgtgttCTGCGATGGGTGACCAGGTCGGAACTCTGTTTGAAGCCTTTCCCACATTCAATGCATTTATAAGGCCTCTCACCAGTATGGGTTCTGAGGTGTCTCACGAGATAGGAACTCTGGTTAAAGCTTTTCCCACATTCTTCACACACAGGCTTCTTTCCTACATATCCAGCCAGGAGCTTGTTTAAATCCTTCTCCTGCGAAAAGGGACCCTGATGGCCCTCTCTTGGAAGAGTTCCATGTTGCCCTTCTAATTCAAGGCCCCTCTCCCAGTTTCCTCCCCAGCTAGGAGTCTGAGAAATATCTTTATTGGCCCTTGCTGAGGATGTTCCACATTGTTCTGCTGTTTCAGAAATGTCCCGATTGAGTTTTACCACCTGATTCTCAAAGTCTGAAAAGTTAACAGAAGTAACAGAATAAAGTTATCAGTTatcaggaaagaaaatcagaaagcagCAAAATTAAAATCAGTGTTTTTGCAACAGACTACGCTTAATTTGACTAGTTTGGTTTTCACTTTGtgaaaaatttattgaagttCATTCAGCTTACAGAAAACGTGAATTCCTaacccatttttattttaagatggcCAGATGAACCTTGAGATGACCTTATTATTCTCCAAGCATATACCACATATTGTCCAAACTGGGCAACCCCTTTCGAAGATGTTAAAGTCTGGACGAAAGTGAAATGCTTACttaaaatgaagactttctttAGTCAATTACTGACTGCCCAAGAAATCAAATTTAAACTTCTAATAGTAAGAACGAAAGTCTGGGGCAGCATTCCAATTTTTCATCTAAACAAGGAATGAAACGCTATGGTTCCTCCCACCAGGTAACACTCACATCTCACCTGTGTGACTTTCCCGTAGGATCTTCCTCACCTCAAAATTCGGGAGTGGCAGGACCCATGGCTCCTCTTTCTGCTCCAGCTGGGAGATCACACTTGGTCTAGAAATGCTATATAGGAGGATGAACATAGGAGGTTAATCTGAGCCAATCACACAAGGCCTGGCCAAAATCTAAACCCTCCTCCTTCCCTAAGTAGAAGAGAACACCCAGGGAAACTCAAATGTGTGTTTGGTCTCATTAAAAGGGCAGTCATTCTATCAATAATCCATTTTTcgagttttctcattttattagcAGGCAAACAcaagacaatgaaaaaaaaggGCAGCCAAGATGAAGTGAGAAAAGAGGGTGATCTCCCCAAGAGACTGAGGAAAAAAAGCCTTTTtcctcccattaaaaaaaaaatcaggcaccAGCCccgtgcccaagtggttaagttcatgcactccactttggcggcccaggttttcgctgGTTCGGACACATTAGCTAATTATTAActaactatatttcaataaatgagactttaaaaaaagacaattagcatctcactcatatgtagaagataaaaacaatgacaaacacatagctacggtgattggattggtggttaccatggggaagAGGGTAGGGTgggaaaggggtgattaggctcacatgtgaggggatggactatagttagtttttgggtggtgaacatgatgtaatctacacagaattcgaaatatattacgatgtacatctgaaagctatataatgttataatccaatgttactgcaataaaaaaaaagacaattagcttttttaaaaaaggacaaagagctGTTCATCACAATACTGGTGACTATTTGGAAATGACCTAAACTTCCCACAAGAAAGGAATGATTATATTTGATTGAGCCGTATGAAACTgccattttataggtaaaaaatggtcaaatatatGATTCAATCTAATGTAAATTACTGTATTCCATACAACAAAATACTAAGTGGTTATTCTAAGTGATGTAGAGAAAGATAACAGTATTTATTGTTGTAGAAATATATTCACAAAACCATGTGTAAGAAAGTATGATGTACAACTGGAACTACAGTAGGATCctaattgttctgttttatttttctaatcatatATATGCTTAGAAAAAAGGCTGGAAGGACAGCAGCTCTTCAGCGGTGGgatggatgacttttattttcactttgcttGTCTCCTTCTTCAATGAGCAGATATTACTTGTGTAGCAGGTATGAAGGAAAGCAGGGAGAAGGGGTAGCCATGGTATTTTAGAAAAAGCACTGGGCTGGACTCGTATCTCTGCCACTTAACTCTGAGTCTCAGCGTCCCGAGCTGGAAAAGGGGGATAATAACACACACATCAAAGGCTTATGCTGAGCCATCAACGAAGACACCTGCAAACCATAAAGTGCCATAGAAAAGGATGTTATTCTCTTTCTGCCAGGGAGGCTACCATGATTCCCACAGAGAGTCAGAGCTCTAGGAGACCAGCATCCCCAGAGACCACTCAGACCTGAGCGCTCTCAAGATATCTGAGTCTTAAATCCAAAGGAGAGTAGCATCCTTACCCGTTGAGAGCCCATTCTTCTACGTGTGCTGGGTGGTGTCCCTGAAGAGGATTCTGTAAGCAGGGTCCAGGTAACCCACTCTTCCCTGAAGTCCCCAGCCACATCATTGAGGGTCATCAGGTCCTACAGCAAGAGACCTCAACATGCATCAACAGCTCTCTACATGTTCTCCCCATTGTCTGAAAACCAAATGACAGCCGTCATGGCCACCAGTACACCCAAACGGAACGCCCTGACTAGAAAGGCTCTCAGGTAAATTCTCTCAACCACGGAAGGGTTgcttttcttattctgtttttaCATAATCCTTCCCTTGGCCAACTCTCCCATCACTGAGTGAGGCCTGGGCTTCCCAGACACATCTGCAGAACTTCTGTCTTTGAACACACTAACTTCTTGAGGAACAAATTGTCCATGACACACAAGATAAACAAAGGAGAGCGTGTGCAGGTATAACTTGATTTCTAGAAAGCTTTGGATTCTCTCCAACTACGTTTTCTTTAGCAAGCCAGGAAGTCGGGGGCTTAATTCTACTCATATTAGTTATGAGAACAGCTGACTTTTCGCGGCTTGTCGATTGGTGGCAACCTCATGGGACAGCCTATGCAGAACTCCAAAGGGAACTGTCCTGGGGACCATCTATTTCAGGGTTTAATGGAGTTAGAAATGAGACTTAAAAAGATATGGattacaaggggaaaaaaaggcatggACAAGCTGTAAATTAAGCGAAATTCAATGGGGATAAGAACAAAACATGACCCTTGGGGGCTGAAGCAATCATTAACACATTAATAAAGTTGACAGCAGGATCacgaaaaaattattttgagggaGATGGTCAGATTCCTGGATGGATCAGTGATTTATTCAGTAAGTAATATGTTGTAAGGTATTAGGGGTCACAAAGAAGTGTAAGATAACATGTCCCTGCCTTAAAGAGTTTCCAATGGAAACAAACACAGGTCAGCCAGCTGAGCCTGCTACAAAGAATCCTGGGTTTCAGTGCAGGATGGACCAGGTGCGGTGAGGGGGTTTTTCCCTTTCCCATCTTCCGTCTCACCATCAAAGCACCGGTCCTACTAGAACACACTCGCAAACACTTCTCGTGGAGACAGTTATGCATTTACAGACATTGCTCTGGGTCACTGACAAAGTAGCGAGTTTCTAAGGATCTAAAAACCCTAGGGATGCAATTCATCTGTCTGGCTTAAAACCTTCACAAGCAAAAATAATGTCAGTAGGAAGTGGACATTGGAAGGAGTTTTGagcatacattttatttctgcatCCATTACAAAACACGACAGCAGGGCCGCCTGCAGGAGGCGAGTTCTCAGCCACTGTCCCAGAAACCCTGTTTCCCGCCCAGCCTCCTGTCCCCTGCACAGGTGACCTCGAAGGCCGTGCAGCGTCCAGGTGCTGTGACTAAGTGCCATTGTGAGGAGCAGCCCTCTGCTCACTGGGGTTATTAATAGGAACATGACCGCAGGGGCAGCGCCGACACCCATCTCCTCCCTCGTGGTGCTGCAGGCCCCAGTCGGGGGCCGGGGACCGCCATGAGGACCAAGAGCACGGATGGGGAGGATGAGCCATCCCGACGACGGCGCGGAAAACCGCAGCTACCTCAGCCCGCTCCTCAGCAGGACCTGCGGGCTCCGAAGGGCGGGCGCGGGGACCCGGCAGCGACACGTCGGGGCGGCGGGTGCGCCCTTCCACGCCCCTCTGTGGTGCCCGGGCGGCCGCCGCCGTCTGCTTCCCGGATCACTCAccgccccagggcccagcccggGGATGGAGCAGGAAGTGAGTCCTCCACCGCCGAGCCGCACCCGGCCCGCAGCGCCGAGGTGGTTCCTCCCAGAACCCGACTGTGATTCGTGCGTGACAGGACTGTGGGGACACAGGTGGGACTCCGAGCCCGACAGCCAGCCGCCGGAAAACACCGCCCCTGTCCTCTTGCCATTGGCTCCTCAGTTTCCATGACGAGATATCTTCCCCGTCCATAGGCTGATTGGGCTTTCAATCACCGCGGGgccttctgggaaatgtagtccagagCAAGATTTCCTCAAAAGACGAGCACCGGGACGCCCAGTTCTGAGCGGTGGCAAGTGCTAAACCCGATTCCCGCGCTACCTGACTGCGACGGGGGCTCTCCGGAGCTGACGGGGCCTCCAAAGACTGTACGCCCAGAGAGGGATCTGCAGGTGCGAGCCTCCTGGCCTCACCCAACTACCGCGGAGCAGCCTTGCACCACCGGCGGCGTCTCCCGGGATCTGGCGCCTCGCCCTTTCAGAGCGCCAAGCAGCACATTGCTCCTACCGTGCTGCGCATCCTCCTCTGCCCGGTCCCCTGCCCGAGCCCGGGGTGGCCAGAGCCTGGAATGGTGTCTGCCATCTCACACTGGGCTTAAGAAACCCCAAGCAGAAGGCGATAATGGAAAACAGATGTCTGCGTCCTTCCATTGGCATCACAGTTCCCAGGCATATCTCCTCCCCGTTGGTTAAGGCACTGTTAATAGCCCAATGTGGCAGGCGAGGGCGTCGAGTACTATTCTAGGAAGTGTGTATTGGGTTCCAAACTGTGGAGGCTCCTGGGTCTTGTGTGAGAGCCAGTGTTCCCTTGTGGGCGGGCCCCTACCTAAAAAATAATAGAGGCCTTACCTTACAATGAAGAAAATGGGCCTGTCTATCCTATTTGTTGGttcaatacaatttaaaaaagaaaagaacattttgtgATGCACTGTGAAATGCTTAGAATTACCAGCCAATGGGCTATTGTGGAAGAAGCCTTTGATGCTAATTCAAccattccttcaacaaacatgTCTAGTGTGTCTtccaacaaatattcactggGAACGTGCTATACTCAAGACGGTTCTGGGCACTGTGGTGACCACAGGATCACACATGACCCTCGATTTCATGAAGCTAACAGTCCAACAGGGAAGATAAACCATAAAGATACTAAAATACTAagtaatattttgtcttttcttctttttctcatgtaGCTTATAGCTCAGTTATTTTGCTACATAGTTGTAATCATCTGCAAGATAACCACAATAGCATTTTGAGGAATTCTGTCCACTATAAACAAATGCCTGGTTTTGTTTAGCAGATGTATCTTAGTTATATGGAAATTATGAAAATGGAAATCTCATGGGAACAGCAAGGAACACCCAAGAAACCTAGGGAGTGCCAGGCGTCACGTGACTGGAACATAGTTCAGGACCTGGAGAATCAAGTCATCTCCAGGCCCCTCAGGAGTCTTTGTGGTGTTCTGCCATCTGAGAGATTCTGTGGCTCTTCAGCCAAtcagcagggagtggggaggggagatgaaTGGAGAGTCACAGAATCTGGCTGATGGCTATCCCCGGCCGCcgtctctctctctggcttcagtTCCTTCTGCCCCTGCCTTGTTCTCTCAGCATTTTATTCACCTTTATAAGGTGtgtgaggagaaggaggggaggagaagcttGGTCTCATAGCAAGAGAAGTCAGTAGAGGAAACAAGACCATACACCCCAGGTGGCCACCTGGAGACAGGACCACCACCTGTTGGGAGTTGGGTGCTTAAGAGTGtggctgaggggccggcccggtggcgcagcagttaagtgcacacgttctgcttcagcggcctgtggTTCGCTGGCctggatccagggtgcggacatggcaccacttggcaagccatgctgtggtagtcatcccacatataaagtagcagaagatgggcacagatgttagctcagggccagtcttcctcagcaaaaggagaaggattggcaagagatgttagctcagggctgatcatcctcaaaaaaaaaaaaaaagaagaagaagaagagtgtGGCAGAGAGGGGGAAGTTCAGGACAGAAGGGAAACTATGAACTTC
The DNA window shown above is from Equus quagga isolate Etosha38 chromosome 2, UCLA_HA_Equagga_1.0, whole genome shotgun sequence and carries:
- the ZNF774 gene encoding zinc finger protein 774, with product MMWLGTSGKSGLPGPCLQNPLQGHHPAHVEEWALNGISRPSVISQLEQKEEPWVLPLPNFEVRKILRESHTDFENQVVKLNRDISETAEQCGTSSARANKDISQTPSWGGNWERGLELEGQHGTLPREGHQGPFSQEKDLNKLLAGYVGKKPVCEECGKSFNQSSYLVRHLRTHTGERPYKCIECGKGFKQSSDLVTHRRTHTGEKPYQCSGCERKFSDSSTLVKHQRTHTGERPYECPECGKTFGRKPHLIMHQRTHTGEKPYTCLECHKSFSRSSNFITHQRTHTGVKPYRCHNCGENFSQSSDLTKHQRTHTGERPFQCPECGKGFRDSSHFVAHMSTHSGERPFSCPHCHKSFSQSSHLATHQRTHTGERPFKCDDCGKGFTDSSALVKHQRIHTGERPYKCGECGKSFNQSSHFITHQRIHLGDRPYPCPECGKTFNQRSHFLTHQRTHTGEKPFHCSKCDKSFRQKAHLLCHQNTHLI